Proteins encoded by one window of Blautia luti:
- a CDS encoding stage II sporulation protein P, whose product MTRIQKALGVVLSLCFFAVLAVLPGTFFTGENVYRHLPLYRFLEKKSREMSGYEDRETYEMLARENGKYLGKQAQAEQTPVPDIVENPETEENPKITEKPKLSEEPVVTEAPKEAETSDERSIHDSSRETVAAALPHPVIDLSPEKLADPDYMLGQFYIVDDNTEAGAAHLNAPDFLEEDFSIQKDTRTPQILIYHSHSQETFADSREGEEEDSIVGVGNYLAQILTEDYGYQVAHVKEEFDMAGGELDRSAAYDYARDYLESYFQENPDIQVVIDLHRDGVSEDRHLVTEINGKPTAQILFYNGLSYTVDKGNLDYLPNPYIQQNLAFSFQLEYQAAEYYPDYYRGIYLAGYRYNLHFRPCSILLEAGAQTNTVQEVKNAMEPFADILDKVLNPRK is encoded by the coding sequence GTGACGAGAATTCAGAAAGCGCTGGGAGTTGTGCTGAGCCTGTGTTTTTTTGCTGTTCTGGCTGTACTGCCGGGAACTTTTTTTACAGGAGAAAATGTGTACAGGCATCTGCCACTGTACCGCTTTCTGGAAAAAAAGTCCCGGGAGATGTCAGGATATGAGGACAGGGAAACCTATGAGATGCTTGCCCGGGAAAATGGGAAATATCTGGGAAAACAGGCACAGGCGGAGCAGACGCCTGTACCTGACATTGTAGAGAATCCGGAAACTGAAGAGAATCCCAAGATAACAGAAAAACCGAAACTGTCGGAAGAGCCTGTGGTTACAGAGGCACCGAAGGAAGCAGAGACTTCGGACGAGCGTTCTATCCATGATTCTTCCAGGGAAACTGTGGCGGCGGCCCTGCCCCATCCGGTGATCGATCTTTCGCCGGAAAAGCTGGCTGATCCTGATTATATGCTGGGGCAGTTTTATATTGTGGATGATAATACAGAAGCAGGGGCTGCGCATCTGAATGCGCCGGATTTTCTGGAGGAGGATTTTTCTATACAAAAAGACACCCGGACTCCCCAGATCCTAATCTATCACAGCCATTCCCAGGAAACGTTTGCAGATTCCAGAGAAGGGGAAGAAGAGGACAGTATTGTAGGGGTGGGAAATTATCTGGCGCAGATCCTTACAGAAGATTACGGATATCAGGTGGCACATGTGAAAGAAGAATTTGACATGGCAGGGGGAGAATTGGATCGCAGTGCTGCGTATGACTATGCCCGTGATTATCTGGAATCGTATTTTCAGGAAAACCCGGATATTCAGGTGGTCATAGATCTTCACAGGGACGGAGTTTCTGAGGACCGCCATCTGGTAACGGAAATTAATGGAAAGCCCACGGCCCAGATCCTTTTTTACAATGGCCTGAGTTATACAGTGGACAAGGGAAATCTGGATTATCTTCCCAATCCTTACATACAGCAGAATCTGGCATTTTCTTTTCAGCTGGAATATCAGGCTGCGGAATATTACCCGGATTATTACCGCGGAATCTATCTGGCAGGCTACCGTTACAATCTTCATTTCCGTCCCTGTTCCATCCTTCTGGAGGCAGGCGCCCAGACCAATACAGTGCAGGAAGTAAAAAATGCCATGGAACCTTTTGCCGATATTCTGGATAAAGTCCTGAATCCCCGGAAATAG
- the lepA gene encoding translation elongation factor 4 codes for MIDQSKIRNFCIIAHIDHGKSTLADRIIEMTGTLTEREMQSQVLDNMELERERGITIKSQAVRIVYKAKDGEEYIFNLIDTPGHVDFNYEVSRSLAACDGAILVVDAAQGIEAQTLANVYLALDHDLDVLPVINKIDLPSAEPDRVVNEIEDVIGLEAHDAPRISAKTGLNVEEVLEQIVTKIPAPHGDVDAPLKALIFDSIYDAYKGVIVFCRVMDGRVKKGTQIQMMATGFTTEVVEVGYFGAGQFIPCEELTAGMVGYITASIKNLGDTRVGDTVTDKERPCAEALPGYKKVNPMVYCGLYPADGAKYGDLRDALEKLQLNDASLFYEPETSVALGFGFRCGFLGLLHLEIIQERLEREYNLDLVTTAPGVIYKVHKTNGEVINLTNPSNLPDPSEIEYMEEPMVNAEIMVTTEFIGAIMDLCQERRGQYLGMDYMEETRALLKYKLPLNEIIYDFFDALKSRSRGYASLDYELCGYERSELVKLDILVNKEEVDALSFIVHADTAYERGRKMCEKLKDEIPRQLFEIPIQAAIGSKIIARETVRAMRKDVLAKCYGGDISRKKKLLEKQKEGKKRMRQVGNVEIPQKAFMSVLKLDDK; via the coding sequence ATGATAGATCAGAGCAAAATCAGAAATTTCTGTATTATTGCACATATTGACCATGGCAAATCAACACTTGCAGACAGGATCATTGAGATGACTGGCACACTGACAGAGCGTGAAATGCAGTCACAGGTCCTGGATAACATGGAGCTTGAGAGAGAGCGTGGTATTACCATCAAGTCTCAGGCAGTGCGTATTGTATATAAAGCGAAGGACGGGGAAGAATATATTTTCAATCTCATTGATACCCCCGGCCACGTAGACTTTAACTATGAGGTATCCAGAAGCCTGGCTGCCTGTGACGGCGCGATCCTGGTAGTTGATGCAGCTCAGGGAATCGAGGCGCAGACACTTGCCAATGTTTATCTGGCACTGGATCATGACCTGGATGTACTTCCGGTTATCAATAAGATCGACCTGCCAAGTGCAGAGCCGGACAGAGTGGTAAATGAGATTGAAGATGTGATCGGACTGGAGGCACACGATGCCCCCAGGATTTCTGCGAAAACAGGACTGAATGTAGAAGAAGTCCTGGAGCAGATCGTGACAAAAATCCCTGCACCTCACGGAGATGTGGACGCACCTCTGAAGGCGCTGATCTTTGACTCCATTTATGATGCATACAAAGGTGTTATCGTATTCTGCCGTGTTATGGACGGCCGTGTGAAAAAAGGAACCCAGATCCAGATGATGGCCACCGGATTTACCACAGAAGTTGTAGAAGTAGGATACTTTGGCGCAGGACAGTTTATTCCGTGTGAGGAACTGACTGCAGGTATGGTAGGTTATATCACTGCAAGTATCAAGAATCTGGGAGATACACGTGTAGGTGATACAGTTACGGATAAAGAGAGACCATGTGCAGAGGCACTTCCGGGATATAAGAAGGTAAATCCTATGGTTTACTGCGGATTGTACCCGGCTGATGGAGCGAAGTACGGTGACCTGAGGGATGCGCTGGAGAAGCTTCAGCTGAATGATGCTTCCCTTTTCTATGAACCGGAGACTTCCGTAGCCCTTGGTTTCGGATTCCGATGCGGATTCCTGGGACTGCTTCATCTGGAGATCATCCAGGAGCGTCTGGAGAGAGAATACAATCTGGATCTGGTAACTACAGCACCGGGCGTTATTTACAAAGTACACAAGACAAACGGCGAAGTGATCAATCTGACAAATCCGAGCAACCTTCCGGATCCGTCAGAGATCGAATATATGGAAGAACCGATGGTAAATGCTGAGATCATGGTCACTACAGAGTTTATCGGAGCGATCATGGATCTGTGCCAGGAGCGCAGAGGACAGTATCTGGGAATGGATTATATGGAAGAAACACGTGCACTTCTGAAATATAAACTTCCGTTAAATGAGATCATCTATGATTTCTTTGACGCCCTGAAATCCCGTTCAAGAGGATATGCTTCCCTGGATTATGAACTCTGTGGATATGAGCGCAGTGAACTGGTGAAACTGGATATCCTGGTGAACAAAGAAGAAGTGGACGCCCTTTCCTTTATCGTACATGCAGATACTGCTTACGAGAGAGGCCGTAAGATGTGCGAGAAACTCAAAGATGAGATCCCGCGTCAGCTCTTCGAGATTCCGATCCAGGCAGCTATTGGAAGCAAGATCATTGCCAGAGAGACAGTAAGAGCCATGCGTAAGGACGTTCTGGCCAAATGTTACGGCGGTGATATTTCCCGTAAGAAGAAGCTGCTGGAGAAGCAGAAGGAAGGTAAGAAGCGTATGCGCCAGGTAGGTAATGTGGAGATTCCGCAGAAAGCCTTCATGAGCGTGCTGAAGCTGGATGACAAATAA